In a genomic window of Curtobacterium flaccumfaciens pv. betae:
- a CDS encoding ABC transporter ATP-binding protein — MTSVTVSHLGKDFHSRKGLKRTTLRAVDDVSFDLLPGRTVALVGESGSGKSTIARMLAKLETRTRGSIDVRLEDGTPVEGSMYRRHVQMVFQDPFASLNPFHSIEHHIARPLQLHHRARGADETADKVRELLGRVNLDEDFASRRPHELSGGQRQRVAIARALAPGAQVLIADEPVSMLDVSIRLSVLNLLGRLQREDELAVLYITHDLATARHFSDEILVLYRGRVVERGPSDAVILDPHHDYTRLLAEAAPDPERTERRITAGPPLDRTKIDNTTCYDHTVGDWVSSEPAPVGAR, encoded by the coding sequence ATGACCAGTGTGACCGTCAGCCACCTCGGCAAGGACTTCCACAGCCGCAAGGGCCTGAAGCGCACCACGCTGCGGGCCGTCGACGACGTGTCGTTCGACCTGCTGCCCGGCCGGACCGTCGCGCTCGTGGGGGAGTCCGGCTCGGGCAAGTCCACCATCGCGCGGATGCTCGCCAAGCTCGAGACCAGAACGCGTGGCTCGATCGACGTGCGGCTCGAGGACGGCACCCCCGTCGAGGGCAGCATGTACCGGCGGCACGTGCAGATGGTGTTCCAGGACCCGTTCGCCTCGCTCAACCCGTTCCACTCGATCGAGCACCACATCGCCCGGCCGCTGCAGCTGCACCACCGGGCCCGCGGCGCCGACGAGACCGCCGACAAGGTACGGGAACTGCTCGGCCGGGTGAACCTCGACGAGGACTTCGCGTCGCGGCGGCCGCACGAGCTCTCCGGCGGACAGCGGCAGCGCGTCGCCATCGCCCGTGCACTCGCCCCCGGCGCCCAGGTGCTCATCGCCGACGAACCCGTGTCGATGCTCGACGTCTCGATCCGCCTGAGCGTGCTCAACCTGCTCGGCCGGCTGCAGCGCGAGGACGAGCTCGCCGTGCTCTACATCACGCACGACCTGGCGACCGCGCGGCACTTCTCCGACGAGATCCTCGTGCTCTACCGCGGCCGGGTCGTCGAGCGGGGTCCGTCGGACGCCGTCATCCTCGACCCGCACCACGACTACACCCGGCTGCTCGCCGAGGCCGCCCCCGACCCGGAGCGCACCGAGCGCCGGATCACCGCGGGGCCGCCGCTCGACCGGACGAAGATCGACAACACCACCTGCTACGACCACACGGTCGGGGACTGGGTGTCGAGCGAGCCCGCACCGGTCGGGGCGCGATGA
- a CDS encoding glycoside hydrolase family 2 protein, translating into MERTTLDGTWTLEAVTGPEQSAEHREPVEAQVPGCVHTDLLRAGRIPDPFDGDGEAATQWIGDTVWRYRRTFEWTAPDETRHDLVAEGLDTLATIELNGIVVATTANQHRSYRFPVGHLLRPGTNELVVTFDAPVPAAERLSALHGGELPHVNHHPYNALRKNASNFGWDWGVDVATSGVWKSIGIESWSGVRIAAVRPLVDLDGTTGVLTSHVDVEHAGSTGSFSQAIGSAPVASADGSAGSGPEARITLAPHPASAGHPGSDTAGRVVGARPVVDGAATVRLEVPDVAVWWPRGEGDQPLYDVRVEVGDDLWTGRVGFRTVTLDTAADAGGAPFLLRVNGRPVMVRGANWIPDHAYLTEMTPERYADRIQDAIDANMNLLRIWGGGIYESDDLYDRCDELGVLVWQDFLFACAAYAEEPWLADEVEPEVREAVTRLSPHPSLVVWNGNNENLVAYAEWGWRPSLVGRTWGNGYYRSLLPSVVAELDPTRPYTPGSPFSFDEYLTPNDQRNGSVHIWDVWNRLDYRAYADWEPRFVAEFGFQGPPAWSTLTAVVHDEPLDPDGHEMLVHQKADQGNRKLADGMRGHLPSPTSIEDWHFAAQLNQAHAIRFGMEWFRSRTPDNTGMVVWQLNDDWPVVSWALVDHAGIRKPVWYAVRQAYQPVLLTVQPSSGGQGGLDVVLVNASGASVADEVTVSRVAFDGTVLESSLFTLAADPADAARVQLPSSLAVPGDPGSEVLVVTGAGTRTVHDFAEVVDQALEPSPLSTVVSATDDGATVTVTATAYARDVSLFPDRVDAAARVDDGLVSLLPGESVTFTVTGAPGIAAQELDHPLVLRHAGSLLP; encoded by the coding sequence ATGGAGCGGACCACCCTGGACGGCACGTGGACCCTCGAGGCGGTGACCGGGCCCGAGCAGTCGGCGGAGCACCGCGAACCGGTCGAGGCGCAGGTCCCCGGCTGCGTGCACACCGACCTGCTGCGGGCCGGCCGGATCCCCGACCCGTTCGACGGCGACGGCGAGGCCGCCACCCAGTGGATCGGCGACACCGTCTGGCGCTACCGCCGCACGTTCGAGTGGACCGCGCCGGACGAGACCCGCCACGACCTCGTCGCCGAGGGCCTCGACACCCTCGCCACGATCGAGCTCAACGGCATCGTCGTCGCGACCACCGCCAACCAGCACCGCTCGTACCGGTTCCCCGTCGGGCACCTGCTCCGACCGGGCACGAACGAGCTCGTCGTCACGTTCGACGCGCCCGTCCCCGCAGCCGAGCGTCTGTCCGCACTGCACGGCGGCGAGCTGCCCCACGTCAACCACCACCCCTACAACGCGCTGCGCAAGAACGCGTCGAACTTCGGGTGGGACTGGGGCGTCGACGTCGCCACGAGCGGCGTCTGGAAGTCGATCGGCATCGAGTCCTGGAGCGGCGTCCGCATCGCGGCCGTCCGCCCGCTCGTCGACCTCGACGGCACCACCGGGGTGCTGACGTCCCACGTCGACGTCGAGCACGCCGGCTCCACCGGCTCCTTCTCGCAGGCGATCGGCAGCGCGCCCGTCGCGTCCGCGGACGGTTCCGCGGGCAGCGGCCCGGAGGCCCGGATCACCCTGGCCCCGCACCCCGCGTCCGCAGGGCACCCGGGCTCCGACACCGCCGGCCGGGTGGTCGGCGCGCGCCCCGTCGTCGACGGCGCGGCGACCGTCCGCCTCGAGGTCCCCGACGTCGCCGTCTGGTGGCCCCGCGGCGAGGGCGACCAGCCGCTGTACGACGTCCGGGTCGAGGTCGGCGACGACCTGTGGACCGGCCGCGTGGGCTTCCGCACCGTCACGCTCGACACCGCTGCCGACGCCGGCGGGGCACCGTTCCTGCTCCGCGTCAACGGCCGTCCGGTCATGGTGCGCGGGGCGAACTGGATCCCCGACCACGCCTACCTGACCGAGATGACACCCGAGCGGTACGCGGACCGGATCCAGGACGCGATCGACGCGAACATGAACCTGCTCCGCATCTGGGGCGGCGGCATCTACGAGTCCGACGACCTGTACGACCGGTGCGACGAGCTCGGCGTCCTGGTGTGGCAGGACTTCCTGTTCGCCTGTGCCGCCTACGCCGAGGAGCCCTGGCTCGCCGACGAGGTCGAGCCCGAGGTCCGCGAGGCCGTCACCCGCCTCAGCCCGCACCCGTCGCTCGTGGTGTGGAACGGCAACAACGAGAACCTCGTCGCCTACGCCGAGTGGGGCTGGCGGCCGTCGCTCGTCGGCCGGACCTGGGGCAACGGCTACTACCGTTCCCTGCTGCCGTCGGTCGTCGCCGAGCTGGACCCGACCCGGCCGTACACGCCGGGCAGCCCGTTCTCGTTCGACGAGTACCTGACGCCGAACGACCAGCGGAACGGAAGCGTGCACATCTGGGACGTCTGGAACCGCCTCGACTACCGCGCCTACGCCGACTGGGAGCCGCGGTTCGTCGCCGAGTTCGGGTTCCAGGGCCCGCCGGCGTGGTCGACCCTGACCGCGGTGGTGCACGACGAGCCCCTCGACCCGGACGGCCACGAGATGCTCGTGCACCAGAAGGCCGACCAGGGCAACCGGAAGCTCGCCGACGGCATGCGCGGGCACCTGCCGTCGCCGACGAGCATCGAGGACTGGCACTTCGCCGCGCAGCTCAACCAGGCGCACGCGATCCGCTTCGGCATGGAGTGGTTCCGCTCCCGCACGCCCGACAACACCGGCATGGTCGTCTGGCAGCTCAACGACGACTGGCCCGTGGTGTCCTGGGCCCTCGTCGACCACGCCGGCATCCGGAAGCCCGTCTGGTACGCCGTCCGGCAGGCCTACCAGCCCGTGCTGCTCACCGTGCAGCCGTCGTCCGGCGGCCAGGGTGGGCTCGACGTCGTCCTCGTCAACGCGTCCGGGGCGTCGGTTGCCGACGAGGTCACGGTCTCCCGCGTCGCCTTCGACGGCACCGTGCTCGAGTCGTCGTTGTTCACGCTCGCGGCCGACCCCGCCGATGCCGCCCGGGTGCAGCTGCCGTCGTCGCTCGCGGTACCGGGCGACCCCGGTTCCGAGGTCCTCGTCGTCACGGGAGCCGGCACCCGCACGGTGCACGACTTCGCCGAGGTCGTCGACCAGGCACTCGAGCCCTCGCCCCTGTCCACGGTCGTGTCGGCGACGGACGACGGCGCGACGGTCACCGTGACGGCGACGGCGTACGCGCGCGACGTCTCGCTGTTCCCCGACCGCGTGGATGCGGCCGCCCGCGTCGACGACGGGTTGGTGTCCCTGCTCCCCGGCGAGTCGGTGACCTTCACGGTGACGGGAGCGCCGGGCATCGCTGCACAGGAGCTCGACCACCCGCTCGTCCTCCGACACGCGGGTTCGCTCCTGCCCTGA
- a CDS encoding glycoside hydrolase family 36 protein — protein MDHIRARGMQAGLWLEPEVIGIHSPLASTLPPSAFVEHHGVRVAEHGRHLLDLRSPEARAHLDAVVDRLVGELGVTFFKMDNNTMTGPFAGMLDHQRALLDWLDAVQERYPALLIENCASGAMRADWAVLSRLHMQSTSDQQDPVLSATIAAAAPAAMLPEQAGNWAYPAPTMDPELFTLSLVNGVLGRMYLSGYLNEMTSSQRAVVGDAIAAHRQVLDVVEGSVPVWPLGLPAWEDPWVALGLHTASGDLYLSVWSLPGAPASVSLPLPACAGQAVVVEPLFPTALGSWSLAWDAASGSLEVANGGSTPTARVLRVRLQEADAGA, from the coding sequence ATCGACCACATCCGTGCGCGCGGCATGCAGGCCGGCCTCTGGCTCGAACCCGAGGTCATCGGCATCCACTCGCCGCTGGCTTCGACCCTGCCGCCGTCCGCGTTCGTCGAGCACCACGGGGTCCGGGTCGCGGAGCACGGGCGGCACCTGCTCGACCTGCGCTCGCCGGAGGCCCGCGCGCACCTCGACGCGGTGGTCGACCGGCTCGTCGGGGAGCTCGGGGTGACGTTCTTCAAGATGGACAACAACACGATGACCGGGCCGTTCGCCGGGATGCTCGACCACCAGCGGGCGCTGCTCGACTGGCTCGACGCGGTGCAGGAGCGGTACCCGGCACTGCTCATCGAGAACTGCGCCTCGGGAGCGATGCGCGCCGACTGGGCCGTGTTGTCCCGCCTGCACATGCAGTCGACGTCGGACCAGCAGGACCCGGTGTTGTCCGCCACGATCGCCGCCGCCGCTCCCGCCGCGATGCTGCCCGAGCAGGCGGGGAACTGGGCGTACCCGGCGCCGACGATGGACCCGGAGCTGTTCACGCTGTCGCTCGTGAACGGGGTGCTCGGGCGGATGTACCTGTCCGGGTACCTCAACGAGATGACGTCGTCGCAGCGGGCGGTGGTCGGTGACGCCATCGCGGCACACCGGCAGGTCCTCGACGTCGTCGAGGGGTCCGTCCCGGTCTGGCCCCTCGGGCTGCCCGCCTGGGAGGACCCGTGGGTCGCGCTCGGTCTGCACACCGCCTCGGGCGACCTGTACCTGTCGGTGTGGTCGCTACCCGGTGCGCCGGCGTCGGTGTCGTTGCCGCTGCCGGCGTGCGCCGGGCAGGCGGTGGTCGTCGAGCCGCTGTTCCCGACGGCACTCGGGTCGTGGTCCTTGGCGTGGGACGCCGCTTCGGGCTCGCTCGAGGTCGCGAACGGCGGATCGACCCCCACAGCGCGGGTGCTCCGCGTCCGGTTGCAGGAGGCGGACGCGGGGGCCTGA
- a CDS encoding ABC transporter substrate-binding protein — translation MFNPTRSRLAIGGAVLLAAGLALSGCSSSGTASTNDAAASTLVAYTGQSGDYQINFNPWSPSNIGGVGTIYESLFFITNVNTKDPKPLLGKSYEWNDDGTQLTITLRDGATWSDGEPFTSKDVVFTLDMLKKQKALNSIGYDGTAKADGDDKVVVSFDKPSFVLGPNLLGKTWIVPEHLWKDIDPTTDVVREPVGTGPYTLGTFKAQAFTLEANKKYWDGAPAVKTIRYLSLSGNTAGADALKQGSIDWQTGPVPNMDDIPANYNGYDGITVGQNQMALLTCSNTDLGCAGPQTDPAVRHAIADAINRKQLNSLAFENTASEISPTFALTTTQKDTISKDIEPAVMPETADTDAAASTLEDAGWKKGSDGIYAKDGKKLSLTVEVVTGWTDYITAIDTMTQQLKAAGIELKAQQSSWNEWTDKKTKGNFELAIDSLGQGPTANPYYLYNNYFTTANTAKVGEAAPMNISRYSNPDVDKAIAKLATINPEDTAATQPELDTIQEHIVEDLPYIPVMTGGTTSEFHAAKFTGWPTKDDLYAFPAVWASPDNAEIFKALKPAKG, via the coding sequence ATGTTCAACCCAACCCGTTCACGGCTCGCCATCGGCGGCGCCGTTCTCCTCGCAGCCGGCCTCGCGCTCAGCGGCTGCAGCTCCAGCGGCACCGCCAGCACGAACGACGCCGCTGCCTCGACCCTGGTGGCGTACACCGGCCAGTCCGGCGACTACCAGATCAACTTCAACCCGTGGTCGCCGTCCAACATCGGCGGCGTCGGCACGATCTACGAGTCGCTCTTCTTCATCACCAACGTCAACACGAAGGACCCGAAGCCGCTGCTCGGCAAGTCCTACGAGTGGAACGACGACGGCACGCAGCTCACCATCACGCTGCGCGACGGGGCCACCTGGAGCGACGGCGAGCCCTTCACCTCGAAGGACGTCGTGTTCACGCTCGACATGCTCAAGAAGCAGAAGGCCCTGAACTCGATCGGCTACGACGGCACCGCGAAGGCCGACGGCGACGACAAGGTGGTCGTCTCGTTCGACAAGCCGTCGTTCGTGCTCGGCCCGAACCTGCTCGGCAAGACCTGGATCGTGCCCGAGCACCTGTGGAAGGACATCGACCCGACCACCGACGTCGTGCGTGAGCCCGTCGGCACCGGCCCGTACACGCTCGGCACCTTCAAGGCGCAGGCGTTCACCCTCGAGGCGAACAAGAAGTACTGGGACGGCGCCCCGGCCGTGAAGACCATCCGCTACCTGTCGCTCTCCGGCAACACCGCCGGCGCCGACGCACTGAAGCAGGGGTCGATCGACTGGCAGACCGGCCCGGTGCCGAACATGGACGACATCCCCGCCAACTACAACGGCTACGACGGCATCACCGTCGGCCAGAACCAGATGGCCCTGCTGACCTGCTCGAACACCGACCTGGGGTGCGCCGGCCCGCAGACCGACCCGGCGGTCCGCCACGCGATCGCCGACGCCATCAACCGCAAGCAGCTCAACTCGCTGGCGTTCGAGAACACCGCGAGCGAGATCTCGCCGACCTTCGCGCTCACCACGACGCAGAAGGACACCATCTCGAAGGACATCGAGCCGGCCGTGATGCCGGAGACCGCCGACACCGACGCGGCCGCCTCGACCCTCGAGGACGCCGGGTGGAAGAAGGGCTCCGACGGCATCTACGCCAAGGACGGCAAGAAGCTGTCCCTGACGGTCGAGGTCGTCACCGGGTGGACCGACTACATCACCGCGATCGACACGATGACGCAGCAGCTCAAGGCCGCGGGCATCGAGCTCAAGGCGCAGCAGTCGTCGTGGAACGAGTGGACCGACAAGAAGACCAAGGGCAACTTCGAGCTCGCGATCGACTCGCTCGGCCAGGGCCCGACGGCGAACCCGTACTACCTGTACAACAACTACTTCACGACGGCCAACACCGCGAAGGTCGGTGAAGCGGCCCCGATGAACATCTCGCGGTACAGCAACCCCGACGTCGACAAGGCCATCGCGAAGCTCGCCACGATCAACCCCGAGGACACCGCGGCGACCCAGCCCGAGCTCGACACGATTCAGGAGCACATCGTCGAGGACCTGCCCTACATCCCCGTGATGACGGGCGGCACGACGAGTGAGTTCCACGCGGCGAAGTTCACCGGCTGGCCGACGAAGGACGACCTGTACGCGTTCCCGGCGGTCTGGGCGAGCCCGGACAACGCCGAGATCTTCAAGGCGCTCAAGCCGGCGAAGGGCTGA
- a CDS encoding ABC transporter permease — protein MTNIQQETEPTIGALTEEADSTTSIATRRASKGGIRRFLPTLTPWLVTGIALVAGVTLFGVIGPLLVGDPTTIRDTGLQGPSGSNVLGTTQTGQDVLAQLAFATRGSLQIGLIVGVLATVLSAFFGILGAYLGGIMDEAFSLFSNVFLVIPGLPLVIVISGLVPREARGLWTIAVVLAITSWAGSARVLRAQTMSIRNRDYVSAARVAGERPWRVIAVEILPNLLPVLASQFVFAVIAAILGEAGLSFLGLGASNSSTLGTMLFYAQNGFALANGAWWWFVPPGLLIALLGMGLSLVNFSIDEVINPRLANVRAQRRRDRRAKRAARSGGPTRVATAGHDTKGVAR, from the coding sequence ATGACCAACATCCAGCAGGAGACCGAGCCCACCATCGGCGCGCTGACCGAGGAGGCCGACAGCACCACGTCGATCGCCACCCGGCGCGCGTCGAAGGGCGGCATCCGCAGGTTCCTCCCGACCCTCACCCCGTGGCTCGTCACGGGCATCGCGCTCGTCGCCGGCGTCACGCTGTTCGGGGTGATCGGACCACTGCTCGTCGGCGACCCGACCACCATCCGCGACACCGGGCTGCAGGGACCGAGCGGCTCGAACGTCCTCGGCACCACCCAGACCGGTCAGGACGTCCTGGCGCAGCTCGCCTTCGCCACCCGGGGCAGCCTGCAGATCGGGCTCATCGTCGGCGTCCTCGCCACGGTGCTGTCCGCGTTCTTCGGCATCCTCGGTGCATACCTGGGCGGGATCATGGACGAGGCGTTCTCGCTGTTCTCGAACGTGTTCCTCGTCATCCCCGGCCTGCCGCTCGTCATCGTCATCTCCGGCCTGGTGCCGCGTGAGGCCCGCGGGCTCTGGACCATCGCGGTCGTCCTGGCGATCACGTCGTGGGCCGGGTCCGCCCGGGTGCTGCGGGCGCAGACGATGTCGATCCGCAACCGCGATTACGTGTCCGCCGCCCGGGTCGCCGGCGAACGGCCCTGGCGGGTCATCGCCGTCGAGATCCTGCCGAACCTGCTGCCGGTGCTCGCGTCGCAGTTCGTGTTCGCGGTGATCGCTGCGATCCTCGGGGAGGCGGGGCTGTCGTTCCTCGGGCTCGGGGCGTCGAACTCCTCGACGCTCGGCACGATGCTCTTCTACGCCCAGAACGGCTTCGCGCTGGCGAACGGCGCCTGGTGGTGGTTCGTGCCGCCGGGCCTGCTCATCGCCCTGCTCGGCATGGGCCTGTCCCTGGTGAACTTCTCGATCGACGAGGTCATCAACCCGCGACTCGCGAACGTGCGTGCGCAGCGACGGCGCGACCGTCGTGCGAAGCGAGCGGCCCGCTCGGGAGGCCCGACCCGCGTCGCCACCGCCGGTCACGACACGAAGGGGGTCGCCCGATGA
- a CDS encoding response regulator transcription factor, translating into MIRVVVADDHPIVRSGIVALLQDADDVEVVGQASDGRAAVTVALAERPDVVLMDLRMPVLDGDAATAQILAADPGVRVLILTTYESDDQILAAIEAGATGYLLKAAPESEILAGVRATARGETALAPSAAAALVRRATGALPAAAGPSLTPRELDVLRLVAQGNSNPAIGRALFLSEATVKTHLGHVFEKLGVNDRTRAVTRAMELQLLP; encoded by the coding sequence GTGATCCGCGTCGTGGTCGCAGACGACCACCCGATCGTCCGGTCGGGCATCGTGGCCCTGCTGCAGGACGCCGACGACGTCGAGGTCGTCGGCCAGGCCAGTGACGGCCGCGCCGCGGTGACCGTGGCACTGGCCGAACGCCCCGACGTCGTGCTCATGGACCTCCGGATGCCCGTGCTCGACGGCGATGCGGCGACGGCGCAGATCCTCGCCGCCGACCCCGGCGTCCGCGTCCTGATCCTGACCACGTACGAGTCCGACGACCAGATCCTCGCGGCCATCGAGGCCGGCGCCACCGGCTACCTGCTCAAGGCCGCCCCGGAGTCCGAGATCCTCGCCGGCGTCCGGGCGACCGCACGGGGCGAGACCGCACTCGCGCCCTCCGCGGCCGCAGCGCTCGTCCGCCGAGCGACAGGCGCGCTCCCCGCCGCCGCCGGCCCGTCGCTGACCCCGCGTGAGCTCGACGTCCTGCGCCTCGTCGCCCAGGGCAACAGCAACCCGGCGATCGGCCGCGCGCTGTTCCTCAGCGAGGCCACGGTGAAGACGCACCTCGGCCACGTCTTCGAGAAGCTCGGCGTGAACGACCGCACCCGTGCGGTGACCCGGGCGATGGAGCTCCAGCTCCTCCCCTGA
- a CDS encoding ABC transporter permease, with the protein MTYFLRKIGFYVVALWAALTLNFIIPRLLPGNPVDILLAKLQQRGGQVTPATREAYELLLGGDSSEPLISQYGHYLVNVFRGDLGVSVSYFPAPVTEVIGSSLPWTIALVGIATIVAAIIGVGLGAFVGWRPGTWLDSFVPATTLLAAVPYFWLALILVYFFATGLHLFPAQGGYDVILTPGFNWDFIVSAVQYGVLPAVTIVLASLGGWLLGMRNMMVSTLSEDYITTAQAKGLSDGKILRNYAARNAVLPSVAGFAISLGFIVSGSVVTEQVFSYPGIGSKLLSAVTNNDYALMQGIFLFITLAVLGANLVVDLLYGLIDPRTRARS; encoded by the coding sequence ATGACCTACTTCCTGCGCAAGATCGGCTTCTACGTCGTCGCACTGTGGGCGGCCCTGACGCTGAACTTCATCATCCCCAGGCTCCTGCCCGGCAACCCGGTGGACATCCTGCTCGCCAAGCTCCAGCAGCGCGGCGGGCAGGTGACCCCGGCGACCCGGGAGGCGTACGAGCTGCTCCTCGGTGGCGATTCCTCGGAGCCGCTCATCTCCCAGTACGGCCACTACCTGGTCAACGTGTTCCGCGGTGACCTCGGCGTGTCCGTCAGTTACTTCCCGGCACCCGTCACCGAGGTGATCGGCAGTTCGCTGCCGTGGACCATCGCCCTGGTCGGGATCGCCACCATCGTGGCCGCGATCATCGGCGTCGGCCTCGGGGCCTTCGTCGGGTGGCGGCCCGGCACCTGGCTCGACTCGTTCGTGCCGGCCACCACCCTGCTCGCCGCGGTGCCGTACTTCTGGCTCGCGCTGATCCTGGTGTACTTCTTCGCCACCGGGCTCCACCTGTTCCCGGCGCAGGGCGGCTACGACGTCATCCTGACGCCCGGGTTCAACTGGGACTTCATCGTCTCGGCGGTGCAGTACGGGGTGCTGCCGGCGGTGACGATCGTGCTCGCGTCGCTCGGCGGCTGGTTGCTCGGCATGCGCAACATGATGGTGTCGACGCTGTCCGAGGACTACATCACCACCGCGCAGGCGAAGGGCCTGTCCGACGGCAAGATCCTGCGGAACTACGCCGCCCGGAACGCCGTGCTGCCGTCCGTCGCCGGGTTCGCGATCTCCCTCGGGTTCATCGTGTCCGGCTCCGTCGTCACCGAGCAGGTGTTCTCGTACCCGGGCATCGGGTCGAAGCTGCTGTCCGCCGTGACGAACAACGACTACGCGCTCATGCAGGGCATCTTCCTGTTCATCACCCTGGCGGTCCTCGGCGCGAACCTCGTCGTCGACTTGCTGTACGGACTGATCGACCCGCGCACGCGGGCCCGGAGCTAG
- a CDS encoding ABC transporter ATP-binding protein, with the protein MSATDTARPVTSDATGDGRRPAVLTIDHLDVVYETEHPVHAVKDVSLTLAPGEILGLAGESGCGKTTLAYAITRLHRPPAKVTSGSITFHDRDGTDVDLLGLPHEQLRAVRWSKLSMVFQGAMNALNPVTTIRAQLDDALVEHRKGLPRKERRAIAEDALRRVGVDPSRITAYPHELSGGMRQRVMIAMAMLLEPQIMIMDEPTTALDVVVQREILREIVRLRDELGFAVVFITHDLPLLLEISDRIAIMLRGEVVECDRASVIQHDPQHPYTRKLLQSFPSLSGARGAFIRTGVEDGAEPETDTRAVVVQAAQETDR; encoded by the coding sequence ATGAGCGCCACCGACACCGCACGACCGGTCACCTCCGACGCCACCGGCGACGGCCGCCGACCGGCCGTGCTGACCATCGACCACCTCGACGTCGTCTACGAGACCGAGCACCCCGTGCACGCCGTCAAGGACGTCTCGCTCACCCTGGCGCCCGGCGAGATCCTCGGACTCGCGGGGGAGTCGGGCTGCGGCAAGACGACCCTGGCGTACGCCATCACCCGGCTGCACCGGCCGCCGGCGAAGGTCACGTCGGGCAGCATCACGTTCCACGACCGCGACGGCACCGACGTCGACCTGCTCGGCCTGCCGCACGAGCAGCTCCGGGCCGTGCGGTGGTCGAAGCTGTCGATGGTGTTCCAGGGGGCGATGAACGCGCTCAACCCGGTCACCACGATCCGCGCCCAGCTCGACGACGCCCTGGTCGAACACCGCAAGGGCCTGCCCCGCAAGGAACGACGGGCCATCGCCGAGGACGCCCTGCGCCGCGTCGGCGTCGACCCGTCCCGCATCACCGCGTACCCGCACGAACTGTCGGGCGGCATGCGGCAGCGCGTGATGATCGCGATGGCGATGCTGCTCGAACCGCAGATCATGATCATGGACGAACCGACCACCGCGCTCGACGTCGTGGTGCAGCGGGAGATCCTGCGCGAGATCGTCCGACTGCGCGACGAGCTCGGGTTCGCCGTCGTGTTCATCACCCACGACCTGCCGCTGCTGCTCGAGATCAGCGACCGGATCGCGATCATGCTCCGCGGCGAGGTCGTCGAGTGCGATCGCGCCAGCGTGATCCAGCACGACCCGCAGCACCCGTACACGCGGAAGCTGCTGCAGTCGTTCCCGAGCCTGTCCGGAGCCCGCGGCGCATTCATCCGCACCGGGGTCGAGGACGGCGCCGAACCCGAGACCGACACCCGGGCCGTCGTGGTCCAGGCAGCACAGGAGACGGACCGATGA